In a single window of the Anabas testudineus chromosome 17, fAnaTes1.2, whole genome shotgun sequence genome:
- the LOC113172039 gene encoding tripartite motif-containing protein 16-like, whose amino-acid sequence MAQKGVQLDQETFSCSICLDLLKDPVTIPCGHSYCMNCINSFWDEEDGKKLYSCPQCRQTFTPRPVLVKNTMLAVLVEELKKTGLQAAPADPCYAGPEDVACDVCTGRKLKALKSCLQCRVSYCEKHLHPHYDVAQLKKHKLVEPSKKLQENICSRHDEVMKMFRRTDQQCICYLCSVDQHKGHDTVSAAAERTERQRELEGSRQKLQQRIQDREKEVKLLQQEVEAINHSAGKTVEHSEKIFTQLIGLIDKRRSDVKQQIRSQQETEVSRVKELQEKLEQEITELKRKDAELEQLSHTEDHTQFLHNYPSVSALSQSTHSSSINIRPLRYFEDVTAAVSELRDKLQDILRETWTNISQTETEVDVLLSNPEPKTRAGFLKYSQEITLDPNTANKYLLLSEGNRKVTLMKKHQSYSSHTDRFTECYQVLSRESLTGRCYWEVELRMTGVDVAVAYKNISRTGNWKECCFGFNDKSWSLICGNSSYVFWYNNIETPVSGPLSSRIGVYLDHRAGVLSFYSVSETMTLLHRVQTTFTQPVYAGLGLFSYRDTAEFSKLK is encoded by the coding sequence ATGGCGCAGAAAGGAGTTCAGCTGGACCAAGAAACCTTCTCTtgttccatctgtctggatctactgaaggatcctgtgactattccctgtggacacagttactgtatgaactgtattaacagtttctgggatgaagaggatggtaagaaactctacagctgccctcagtgtagacagaccttcacaccgagacctgtgctggttaaaaacaccatgttagcagttttagtggaggagctgaagaagactggactccaagctgctcctgctgatccctgctatgctggacctgaagatgtggcctgtgatgtctgcactgggagaaaactgaaagctctcaAGTCCTGTCTTCAATGTCGGGTTTcatactgtgagaaacaccttcATCCTCATTATGATGTAGCtcagttaaagaaacacaaactggtggagccctccaagaagctccaggagaacatctgctctcgtcacgatgaggtgatgaagatgttccgtcgtactgatcagcagtgtatctgttatctctgctctgtggatcaacataaaggtcacgacacagtctcagctgcagcagaaaggactgagaggcagagagagctggaggggagtcgacaaaaactccagcagagaatccaggacagagagaaagaggtgaagctgcttcaacaggaggtggaggctatcaatcactctgctggtaaaacagtggagcacagtgagaagatcttcactcagctgattggtctcattgacaaaagaaggtctgatgtgaagcagcagatcagatcccagcaggaaactgaagtgagtcgagtcaaagagcttcaggagaagctggagcaggagatcactgagctgaagaggaaagacgctgagctggagcagctctcacacacagaggatcacacccagtttctacacaactacccctcagtgtcagcactcagtcaatctacacactcatccagcatcaatatccgtcctctgagatactttgaggatgtgacagcagctgtgtcagagctcagagacaaactacaggacattctgagggagacatggacaaatatctcacagacggagactgaagtggatgttttactgtcaaatccagaaccaaagaccagagctggattcttaaaatactcacaagaaatcacactggatccaaacacagcaaacaaatatCTGTTATTatctgagggaaacagaaaagttacatTAATGAAGAAACATCAGTCTTAttctagtcacacagacagattcactgAATGTTATCAGGTCCTgagtagagagagtctgactggacgttgttactgggaggtggagttGAGAATGACAGGAGTTGATGTAGCAGTCGCATACAAGAATATCAGCAGAACAGGGAACTGGAAGGAATGTTGTTTTGGATTCAATGATAAATCTTGGTCATTAATATGTGGCAACAGCAGTTACGTATTCTGGTACAACAATATCGAAACTCCAGTCTCAGGTCCTCTGTCCTCCAGAataggagtttacctggatcacagagcaggtgttctgtccttctacagcgtctctgaaaccatgactctcctccacagagtccagaccacatttACTCAGCCTGTCTATGCTGGACTTGGGCTTTTTTCTTATAGAGACACTGCAGAGTTCAGTAAACTGAAATAG